A genomic stretch from Hemibagrus wyckioides isolate EC202008001 linkage group LG18, SWU_Hwy_1.0, whole genome shotgun sequence includes:
- the npas4b gene encoding neuronal PAS domain-containing protein 4B translates to MYRSTKGASKARRDQINAEIRKLKDLLPISDADKARLSYLHIMSLACMYTRKSVFFSQDISTAGTQDVSPSFMCIPELAELMNTLPGFFLLLTSEGKLLYLSDNVTEHLGHSMVDLVSQSDSVYDIIDPADHFVMRNNLGAVTPPDTERLFRCRFNTSKFVRRQGSGNKVTLVRARCLPLPYHASSYWTSNAVWVCFCSPMELQASNPASTRNPLPTPPAEQAFQLTSFHSQHSHDMRIQTAQECVSVYLGYDVDTLRSRSWYSLLHPRDLSHASAQHCALLREGGERQVEMVVQVETADHSWVWLYMVLQLQSGEHPITCQNYVISESEAWSVRQQLNSEQNQLALLYQEGLAQQFSHPLSSPEQVFTPSSSGLSAQSFDFSFTVSGRSSSEELPSTSTLHSGLPLGSGPCSNFPLDENDFSQQHESHQLCLPDSTKFSTSSDPTPHSSLTVMTNMAFPATQTPMPLAPRFISCVSKPPSIGEMLCTPPYTPRLGGGHFMFGEDFFKPDLASTVTQTMHSVNHPSSHSADTGVTLSVQHGSRALYEKLPPTPDSPVNDECALMALPEIRGPLYVDVPHSIHHGPPEGLLTPEASPTEQRCPGFFSQRAIDEREKIEISLLAQYLSSVAEGFWKDHSSSVQPEQNLKLLTTDFPPTMCCGESHSSLDHDEKEEKFANPLPAPYFSSPSPCSHPHSSTEHTPPAQVSTCSTGYTQEEALVGVQHLCSVQSTHCTSTVGRRSLESGAQDEGRASMESIMDDDITLPASPQSTPAPENDPAPGLPCDQSLLEELVNMEPVFEAAASVNPALRQQPELYQLPFQESPQHFYQDGTSDHMF, encoded by the exons ATGTACCGCTCCACGAAAGGCGCGTCGAAAGCGCGAAGAGATCAGATCAATGCCGAGATCCGTAAATTGAAGGACCTGCTGCCCATCTCGGACGCAGACAAGGCTCGCCTGTCTTACCTGCACATCATGTCCCTTGCTTGCATGTACACAAGAAAATCCGTCTTTTTTTCTCAAG ACATAAGCACAGCCGGGACCCAGGATGTGAGCCCAAGCTTCATGTGCATTCCTGAACTCGCTGAGCTCATGAACACCTTACCAGGTTTTTTCCTCTTGCTGACAAGCGAGGGCAAGCTCCTGTATTTGTCCGACAATGTCACCGAACACCTTGGGCACTCAATG GTAGATCTAGTCTCACAGAGTGACAGTGTCTATGACATTATTGATCCAGCTGATCACTTTGTCATGAGGAACAATCTTGGGGCAGTCACTCCACCTGACACAG agCGTCTCTTTCGCTGTCGCTTCAACACTTCAAAGTTTGTGAGAAGGCAAGGCTCTGGTAACAAGGTGACTCTGGTGCGAGCACGCTGCCTCCCATTGCCCTACCACGCATCATCTTACTGGACCTCCAATgcagtgtgggtgtgtttctGTTCACCTATGGAGCTCCAGGCATCGAACCCTGCAAGTACCAGGAACCCACTCCCTACCCCACCAGCTGAGCAAGCTTTTCAGCTGACCTCCTTCCACTCCCAGCACAGCCATGATATGAGGATACAGACAGCCCAAGAATG TGTCAGTGTCTATTTGGGCTATGACGTGGACACACTACGCTCTCGCTCCTGGTACAGCCTGCTACATCCTCGAGATCTCTCTCATGCCTCGGCGCAGCACTGTGCCCTCT TGCGCGAAGGAGGAGAGAGGCAGGTGGAGATGGTGGTTCAAGTGGAGACAGCTGACCATTCATGGGTCTGGCTTTACATGGTCCTTCAGCTCCAGTCTGGAGAACATCCCATTACGTGCCAGAATTATGTCATTAG TGAGTCTGAAGCATGGTCTGTGCGTCAGCAGCTGAACTCTGAGCAAAACCAGCTGGCTCTCCTGTACCAGGAGGGTTTGGCTCAACAATTCTCTCATCCCCTGTCTAGCCCAGAGCAAGTCTTCACCCCCAGCAGTAGTGGCTTGTCTGCTCAATCATTTGACTTTAGCTTTACTGTCTCTGGACGCAGCTCCTCTGAGGAACTGCCCAGCACTTCCACCCTTCACTCAGGCTTGCCACTGGGCTCTGGTCCCTGTTCAAACTTCCCCCTAGATGAAAATGACTTTTCTCAACAACATGAAAGCCACCAGTTATGCTTACCAGACAGCACAAAGTTCTCCACAAGTTCAGACCCCACTCCTCATTCCTCTCTGACTGTCATGACCAATATGGCATTTCCAGCTACCCAAACCCCTATGCCCCTTGCACCCCGTTTCATTTCCTGTGTATCCAAACCACCCAGCATAGGGGAGATGCTTTGCACACCACCATACACTCCAAGACTTGGAGGAGGTCATTTCATGTTTGGAGAAGATTTCTTTAAACCAGATTTGGCCAGCACAGTCACCCAAACCATGCACTCAGTCAATCACCCATCATCCCACTCAGCAGACACAGGAGTGACACTATCTGTACAGCATGGCAGCAGAGCTCTATATGAGAAGCTACCTCCTACGCCAGATAGTCCAGTCAATGATGAATGTGCCCTTATGGCCTTACCAGAGATCAGAGGGCCTCTGTATGTAGATGTCCCTCATTCCATCCATCATGGTCCACCCGAGGGCCTCCTGACCCCAGAGGCTTCTCCTACTGAACAGCGCTGTCCAGGTTTTTTCTCTCAGCGAGCTATTGATGAAAGGGAGAAAATTGAAATCTCACTATTAGCTCAATATCTTAGTTCAGTTGCTGAGGGCTTCTGGAAAGATCACTCCTCCTCTGTCCAACCAGAGCAAAACTTGAAACTTCTGACCACTGATTTTCCACCCACCATGTGCTGTGGAGAATCTCACTCATCACTGGAtcatgatgaaaaagaagaaaaatttgCTAACCCTCTTCCAGCTCCTTATTTCTCTTCCCCTTCCCCATGTTCTCATCCTCACTCCTCTACCGAGCATACTCCTCCTGCCCAAGTGAGCACCTGCTCCACGGGATACACTCAGGAGGAGGCCCTAGTTGGTGTGCAGCACCTCTGTAGCGTCCAGTCGACGCACTGTACCAGCACGGTTGGGAGAAGGTCGCTGGAGTCAGGGGCGCAAGATGAGGGAAGAGCTTCAATGGAGAGCATAATGGATGATGATATCACTCTCCCAGCCTCCCCACAGTCTACCCCTGCTCCAGAAAATGACCCCGCCCCTGGTCTACCCTGTGACCAGTCCCTCCTGGAGGAGCTGGTCAACATGGAACCCGTGTTCGAGGCAGCTGCCTCGGTTAATCCTGCCTTGAGGCAACAACCTGAGTTGTATCAACTCCCTTTTCAAGAGTCACCACAGCACTTCTATCAAG ATGGAACCAGTGATCACATGTTCTAA
- the mrps12 gene encoding 28S ribosomal protein S12, mitochondrial-like, with amino-acid sequence MAFLGNLRPMLSSVVQASQCAFPWSRPLLTRTMATLNQMHRQGKPSPPPKKLGATFGRPQLKAVVLKTMIRKPKKPNSANRKCARVRLSNGKEAVVFIPGEGHNLQEHNVVLVQGGRTQDLPGVKLTVVRGKYDCAHVVKKKQ; translated from the exons ATGGCTTTTCTTGGGAATCTGAGACCGATGCTGTCCTCAGTCGTGCAAG CATCCCAGTGTGCGTTCCCCTGGTCTAGACCTCTCTTAACCAGGACCATGGCTACACTCAATCAGATGCATCGCCAGGGCAAACCATCCCCACCACCCAAAAAGCTTGGTGCCACATTCGGTCGACCGCAACTGAAGGCCGTAGTTTTGAAGACTATGATCAGGAAACCCAAAAAGCCCAACTCCGCCAACCGCAAGTGTGCACGGGTTCGTCTCTCCAACGGTAAGGAGGCGGTGGTGTTTATCCCAGGTGAAGGACACAATCTCCAGGAGCACAATGTTGTGTTGGTGCAAGGAGGCAGGACACAGGATCTGCCAGGTGTCAAGCTCACAGTAGTCAGGGGCAAATATGACTGTGCCCATGTCGTGAAGAAGAAACAGTGA
- the nlrc3l1 gene encoding NLR family CARD domain-containing protein 3: MEDEDAMSDNSVPFGYGASAFGSEAEEEEDDVAIHREMALRHVELEALTERYEVDRAASPAPSYESMHSDVCTGAESYSRCKIQLNRRDSSGSSCCSNSSGENLDKEPKDIEMMPEKPNDTHPLKPESSDPNEKRYPALTIDFTFKVLQSSLQQLSQEQFKHFKRTLWERYPRHFRDQLSSLDIIDLVDKMLELCGLEVSLNITLVLLNDMKLKYIAEQLQGMCMRNEVRCELKKTLKRIYEHVSEDLPRETRFEDVCTDLYVTDGGNAAVNSEHEFRQIKELHEDSRSNKNTLSFTDIFNSKVVEKRHIRTVITKGSPGTGKSFLVQRFILDWVEGRSHQDIFFLLPLPFKELNQVAEETIGFVDLICRLYPEMKKVDNLEFEGCQVMFICDGLDEYTIPIDFRNTAYWCDHSEPAKTTVLIANLIRGNLLYSAYVWVTTRPVVINRIPAECIHQLLEVRGFTYEQREAYFRNTIPEKELAERVVAYIKSCKTLYIMCYLPRFCSVVRRLLEKDLRSREHPKALTQFYTNLLLLHINMRGMILLSQDEEFFLKLGKMAFQLLEKGVFLIEKDLWEKSGLKAEDAVLTAGLCTQFYRETFMMYQEKVDCFIHPTMQEYLAALYVFLSFRNHKKNVLESTKMKKFPGSKVDLVELYKSAIDKALQAPNGHYDLFLRFLLGMSVKANQELLSILFINTRPSKQQAQEETANYIKKKFREFPERTENLQRCLDELFPHPH, encoded by the exons ATGGAGGACGAAGACGCGATGTCTGATAACAGCGTGCCTTTCGGCTACGGAGCTTCAGCATTCGGCAGTGAggctgaggaagaggaagatgatgtCGCGATCCACAGAGAGATGGCTCTCCGGCACGTGGAGCTGGAGGCACTCACAGAGAG ATATGAGGTGGACCGAGCCGCATCACCTGCCCCCAGTTACGAATCAATGCACAGTGATGTTTGCACAGGAGCAGAGTCGTATAGTCGGTGTAAAATTCAGCTGAATAGAAGGGACTCTTCAGGGTCGAGCTGCTGCTCTAATTCCAGTGGGGAGAACCTGGACAAAGAGCCTAAAGACATAGAAAT GATGCCAGAAAAACCAAATGATACTCATCCTTTAAAGCCGGAGTCATCTGATCCTAATGAGAAGCGATATCCTGCCCTGACCATTGATTTCACCTTTAAG GTCCTCCAGAGCAGCCTGCAGCAGCTTAGCCAAGAGCAATTCAAGCACTTTAAGAGAACCCTGTGGGAGCGTTACCCCAGGCACTTTCGAGATCAGCTTAGCAGCTTGGACATTATAGATCTGGTGGATAAAATGTTGGAGCTCTGTGGCTTGGAGGTGTCTCTGAATATCACACTAGTGCTCCTGAATGACATGAAATTAAAATACATTGCTGAGCAACTGCAGGGAATGTGCATGAGAA ATGAAGTCCGCTGTGAGCTGAAAAAGACACTGAAAAGGATATACGAGCATGTTTCTGAAGACCTGCCCCGGGAAACCCGTTTCGAGGACGTTTGCACTGACCTGTACGTTACAGATGGTGGCAATGCTGCAGTGAACAGCGAGCATGAGTTTAGACAGATAAAGGAGCTGCACGAGGATTCTCGcagcaataaaaacacattgtCCTTCACCGATATATTTAATTCTAAGGTTGTTGAGAAGAGGCACATAAGAACAGTGATAACTAAAGGAAGTCCAGGGACTGGCAAATCGTTTCTAGTTCAGAGGTTTATCTTGGACTGGGTGGAAGGCAGATCGCACCAAGACATCTTTTTTCTGCTCCCTCTGCCGTTTAAGGAGTTGAACCAAGTGGCCGAGGAAACGATAGGCTTCGTGGATTTAATCTGTAGACTCTATCCAGAGATGAAAAAAGTAGATAACCTTGAGTTTGAAGGCTGCCAGGTGATGTTCATCTGTGACGGCTTGGACGAGTACACTATTCCCATTGACTTTCGCAACACTGCGTATTGGTGTGATCACAGCGAGCCAGCAAAAACCACTGTTTTAATCGCCAACCTGATCAGGGGAAACCTCTTGTACTCTGCCTACGTCTGGGTGACCACTCGACCCGTGGTGATCAACCGGATTCCCGCAGAATGCATCCACCAATTATTAGAGGTTCGCGGGTTTACATACGAACAGAGAGAAGCCTACTTCAGGAACACCATCCCCGAGAAGGAGCTGGCAGAAAGAGTTGTAGCTTACATCAAGTCTTGCAAGACGCTCTATATTATGTGCTACTTACCACGGTTTTGCTCAGTGGTGCGCAGATTGCTTGAGAAGGATCTCCGTAGCAGAGAACACCCCAAAGCTCTTACTCAATTCTACACCAACCTGCTACTCCTGCATATAAATATGCGAGGCATGATACTGCTGTCACAAGATGAAGAGTTCTTCTTGAAGCTTGGGAAGATGGCCTTCCAGCTGCTGGAGAAGGGTGTGTTCCTGATCGAGAAAGACCTCTGGGAAAAATCTGGTCTGAAAGCTGAAGACGCCGTGTTAACCGCTGGCCTGTGCACACAGTTCTACCGCGAAACATTTATGATGTATCAGGAGAAAGTGGACTGCTTCATTCATCCAACGATGCAGGAGTACTTAGCGGCTCTTTACGTCTTCCTTTCTTTCAGGAACCACAAGAAAAACGTTCTGGAAAGTACAAAGATGAAAAAGTTTCCGGGTTCAAAAGTGGATCTGGTGGAACTGTACAAGAGTGCTATAGATAAAGCATTGCAAGCCCCAAATGGCCACTATGACCTCTTTCTGCGTTTTCTCTTGGGCATGTCAGTGAAGGCCAATCAGGAGCTGCTTAGCATCTTGTTTATCAACACAAGGCCTTCTAAGCAGCAGGCTCAGGAAGAGACGGCAAACTACATCAAAAAGAAGTTCAGGGAATTTCCAGAGAGAACAGAAAACCTTCAGAGATGCTTAGATGAACTTTTCCCTCATCCTCACTAA